GGACAAGGGGGTGCTGGCAATCAGCGCTGTGGCTGCCGAGCAGGGGGCTTGACCGGCTCCGTGTCGCCCCAGTTTTCCGATGGCCGCGCACCGTCTCCCGGTGCCGCGTGTCTTCTTCGTGCAAGTACAGGCTCGTCGTGGTCAGCGACACGCGCTCAAGGTTATCGCACACCGTGCGCACATCAAGGCCGGCGTCGGTCTGATGCGAGCTGGCCGTATGCCGCGCCAATGTGCTAAGGCGCGCCCCCGCTCGTCGGTCCGATCGGCGAATGCTGGCCCGCGTGCGCAGCCATGATCATGACCCCCGGCACACTAAAAATCTGACAGGCTCGGCACGGCGCGTGGTACGGCCTGAAATGGCGCGGCTCGCAATGACTTTCGAGCTCTGCTTGGCTTTCCAAGTTCCGCGTTCGCTCTGTCGTGTGCTTCCAAAGCCGTGCCGGAGGCGCCTAATCAGACCGACGTGAGGTGGCCCCGAACGCAGCGTCGAGAAACTACTCGAGCGCACGGTACTGTCTTGCCGTGTCCCCCTTCGTATAGATTGTTGTAAACGTTGAACTGACGTGTCTTAGCTCCGCGTGCACGCTCCCAAATCGCCGCCCGCGTTCAGCAGCACGGTTCGCATGCGTATGGCGTAGCAGTAGACGCCCTGTGGGCTGGCCGCTGCTCCCGGATAGGCGTGCTCGAATCGCCGAGGGCCTGCGCAAAGAGCTTCTTGTGCAGTAGGACCAGCGCATCTGAAGCGAGGAAGGGGTCTATTCTCAAGTGGCCGACGAGCGGGGTATCGTTCGGCGCCGTTTCATGCGTGTAGGGCGCCGGCTGCGGCTGCTGCGAGTCGTCCGGTGCTGCCATTAACCGAGGCGGCATGTGTACGGGCCGTGCATAACATGCCGCCGGCAAACATTTGTCCAGTGCCTTACGCAGTTCGCTTGGCGCTCAGTGGCGCCGCGGGTGTGCGCCTAGCGCAGTGGCTGGGCATTTCGATCAGCGGCGAAACGGTTGCGCGTTGACTCAAACGCAACGGCCAGAAGCACGTCGCGATGGCATCGCCGTTTACCATTATTGGCGTTGATAACTGGGCGTTTGGATGCGGTCATCGCTATGGCACCCTACTGGTCAATCTGGAGATATGCCGGCCATCGGATTTGCTGCCAGAACGCAATGCAACGACGGTGGCGAGTTGGCTAAACGGCCACCGAGCAGTCCAGTTGGTGTCACGTGACCGCGCTGCCGTCTATGTAATGATCCGGCACAACACGGCTTAGCACTTGACATCGAAGTTGAGTGTTATAGATTGAAGTTAAGGCTTCGTTTTCTGAAGGGTGCATCCGATACAGCCAAGCTTCATGCCGGTGCCACGCGATTACATATTGTTGGTCTATCAGCATGTGCTTAGTATTATTTTAGTAGTTAATGTTGTACATCGCAGCGTTGATTGGATTGTGTGTTGCGTAGCCCCATAAATCGGAGCAACTAGTCAATTTCGTAAGTACTGCAAACAAGTTTAAGGACCGACGGGCGTACTTTTCCTATCGTGCTATGTGAATCGTTTCATGTGTCAGATGAATGAACATTTCCTTAGTGGCCCAGCATGAGCACTTTTGATGACGCTTTTGAGCAGCTCATTGGCAATGAAGGGGGTTACTCCAATCACCCTCAAGATCCTGGCGGTGAAACCATGTGGGGTATCACTCGGCAGGTGGCGCTCGCGTGGGGCTATACCAGTCCAATGCAGCATTTGCCGCGTGAGACAGCCAAGCACATTGCCAAGGCGCTTTATTGGGATCCACTACACTGCGACAGCTATGATGCGCGTATCGCGTTTCAAGCCTTGGATGCCAATTACAACGGTGGCCCTGTTATTGTTTGGATGCAGCAGGCCAGCGGTGCGCTCGCCGATGGCAAACTCGGACCCAAGACGATCGCCGCAGTGCAAGCGGTCGACCCAGAGCTCTTTATTATGCGTTTTTTGGCCGCTCGCCTTGCTTATTTAACCGCGTTGCAAACGTGGCCTAGCTTTGGGCGCGGCTGGGCAAGGCGAATCGCCACTAATTTGAGGATAGCCGGAGCTTAATCATGTTACCGATTGTTCTTGCTCTTGCGCAGTTTGCGCCGCAAATCGCCCAATGGATTGGGGGTAGCCGAGCTGAACAGGTTGCGCAGAAAGTGGCCATCATAGCCCAAACGGTCACGGACACCAGCACACCAGAACAGGCGCTGGAAGCAATCCAAGCCAACCCCGAACTTGCTTACCGGTTTCAGGAATCGATCATAGACAGCCAAGTCGAATTGCAGCGCATCGCCGCTGAATTGGAGAAGGCACACATCACCGCCAACATCGAAACGGCGAAAGTGAATGCAGCCGACCGTGCCAATGCTCGACAGGTGGCACTAACTGAACAAGACCGCACCTCGTGTAACCTCGCCTATCTATATACGGGCGCCCTGTTTTTGGTAATTGGCGCGCACTTCTGGCTGTTGTCTTCCCGCGTACCGATTGAACCGCTTGCCTTTGGCGTGCTCGGCAATATCGAGGGTGTACTCATTTCAATGGTCTTGGGTGCAAAGGAATTCTTCCTCGGCTCGTCTTCAACGGCAAAAAAGCAGGCCGCAGTGATTACTGGCTTCGCGACCGATCCGGACGTTTATGCCACAACTCAAGCGCCAAATCCTATGGTGGCACCTGCTGAGACAGCATTGCCACCATTAGATGAAGGTAAACCCGGAAAAGTTTTTAATATTTATGGTTAACAAGCACATTTTCATAAAACGTATAATAACAGCCGCGTCGTTGGCAGTTTCCGTTGTCTCGGCAACGCTTGTTTCGACAAGTTTACGGGTGGCAAACCTTTAAACTTGATGTTGTAGTATATCTTTTACTTTGTTCCCTATCGTGGCTTGATAAACTAGGAGAGAACGATGATTGCAAAATTGTGGGCATCCGTGATCTTTTTAACCATTTTTCCTGTTTCTGCCTTCGCTGAGGCACAAGAAATAGTAGCTCAGTGTAAAACAGAAGGAACTGAAGCCAGCGGTGCTAGACATGCCTGCGACTCACAGGTGAATCGAATTACTTCTCCTAATGGATATGTTTTTGCGGAGAAATCCTTAAAAGGTGAGTTAATAGAAAAGAATGGTTCTGAATACAATTGCCGTGTTGGATGGGCGGATTACGTTGATGTCGTTCCAGGTATCACTCAGCCTAGAACCATTACTTTACAGGCACACGCAAGAAGCCCTAAAGGTCATAGTTCCGGTCGTGGATGGGCAACATGTAAATACACCGTCGATATGGTCAAATTGCCTGAACAATAATAAATGAGTTAAGTATTTAGACCGGCGTGGCAGTACTTGCTGCGCGTGTTGAAAAGGTCCATAGCCACGACTTTTGTTGCTGGCTGTAAGATATTTTTTGCTACCAAACAGTAATTTTGAGTGTGTGTGGCTGTAAGGAAGTTTTGACTTAAGTGCTGTATGCATGATAGTGAAAATTTTTCTTTGCTCTGTTGTTTTTAGTTAACTATGGCTTCTTCCGAGGAGGTCGAAATGAACACTGTTGAAATAGTTGTAATGTTTAATTCGCCGCAAGCGGCGCACGGCTTGCTTCCCAGCTTCGCATCCAATGATGAAGACCTTACGTCCTTCGCCAATCAGCTTAGGCCTTTATTTCCCCATGTGCAGTCCAATTTGCTACCGTCGTCGGCGCCGTCGCCGGAGGTCGCGTCGATATTGAACGAAATGCGTCGCTACTACGTTGCGCAAGTTCCTAATACGATGGCGGATAGCATCGTGCGGCAAATGTCTTCAAATCCCAGTGTAGAGTCCGTTTATTACAAGCCGGCGGCGGAAAACCCCCTAGCTCCGGGCGGGGAGCGGCCATCAAGCGCCAACATGGAAGCCGCCTCCATCCCCGACTTTTCATCCAAACAGGGCTACCTTGAAAACGCCCCTGGTGGTATTGACGCCAAATATGCATGGAGCCTTCCAGGTGGAGAGGGGAACGGGGTGACGATTGTGGATGTGGAAGGAGGCTGGAGACTGTCGCATCTTGATCTGGCTATGTTGAACGGCGGCCTGATTGGCGGAATACCCTATCCGGAGGTAGATTGGCGTAACCATGGTACCGCTGTGCTCGGAGAAATGGGAAGCGACAAGAATGGTTTTGGAGTCACGGGTATATCTTTCGGTGCTGTGGTCAGCGCAGTGTCCCATG
This Mycetohabitans endofungorum DNA region includes the following protein-coding sequences:
- a CDS encoding glycoside hydrolase family 108 protein, which codes for MSTFDDAFEQLIGNEGGYSNHPQDPGGETMWGITRQVALAWGYTSPMQHLPRETAKHIAKALYWDPLHCDSYDARIAFQALDANYNGGPVIVWMQQASGALADGKLGPKTIAAVQAVDPELFIMRFLAARLAYLTALQTWPSFGRGWARRIATNLRIAGA